From the Salvelinus fontinalis isolate EN_2023a chromosome 35, ASM2944872v1, whole genome shotgun sequence genome, one window contains:
- the LOC129834346 gene encoding teashirt homolog 3-like, which produces MPRRKQQAPRRAAAYAPEDEKEAALLDEDLEGEDSAGEEEPAVKYMCQDKDFLFNDRPGFHDSPVADFSGHELDNESHLSESSDRMSDFESASLKNEEEVAKAPLTPLSPSSSVVMATSTAIATEDGATTGPDSLEQMKAIYTSFLTNSYWSSLNLNLTQPPAVEKPPRSHSSSSSSSSSSCGSNGNGYDWHQSAVAKTLQQVSQNQNRLNHPAAEQNNLFSTVQLYRQSTKLYGSIFTGASKFRCKDCSAAYDTLVGLTVHMNETGHYRDDNHETDSDGTKRWSKPRKRSLLEMEGKEDAQKVLKCMYCGHSFESLQDLSVHMIKTKHYQKVPLKEPLTPVAAKIMSSARKRAPIELDLPSSPDSNGGTPKPSLNDPYDPLQKASNPYITPNNRYGHQNGASYAWQFESRKSQILKCMECGSSHDTLQELTAHMMVTGHFIKVTNSAIKKGKPIMESPPAPIPIISAGEEKFQSVPLAATAFSPPPPPIPPPSSISPAMAVEIKKEEKEEECMKETTNSSKDKKTGDDETEEKFDISSKYSYLTEEDLEESPKGGFDILKSLENTVTSAINKAQNGAPSWGGYPSIHAAYQLPNIMKLSLAHSGKSSALKYMFPGGETLFQNAKNQPLISPPSRQTSPLPKNNFHAMEELVKKVTEKVAKVEEKMREPSVRASPMRQATPSPCSSEAGESARGESPKERRGSKTPESIGGGSHKDCNGDANVKESLENGMESAVKSPISALCGSTAIITEHPPEQPFVNPLSALQSVMNVHLGKAAKPALPSLDPMSMLFKMSNNLAEKAAVAASTPAHTKKNNEHLDRYFYHVNNDQPIDLTKGKNEKSSSLGSAALSSSTSTPSSGSPSSTATMAKASSAVASFMSNSPLRENALSDISDMLRNLTESQASKSSTPTSLSERSDIEGSTQEELEEISPAQKRKGRQSNWNPQHLLILQAQFTASLRQTGDGKYVMSDLSPQERMHISRFTGLSMTTISHWLANVKYQLRRTGGTKFLKNLDSGHPVFFCSDCASQIRSPSTYVSHLESHLGFRLRDLAKLSGEQLVSQISRHTKSLSEKLLSNHSHSNPHSLSHAHSLSPSPDEDGSSTSYQCKLCNRTFASKHAVKLHLSKTHGKSPEDHLMYVCELEKQ; this is translated from the coding sequence cGTATGCCCCTGAGGATGAGAAGGAGGCTGCCCTGCTCGATGAGGACCTGGAAGGGGAGGACTCTGCCGGGGAGGAGGAACCTGCGGTCAAGTACATGTGCCAAGACAAGGACTTCCTTTTCAATGACCGGCCTGGTTTCCACGACTCCCCGGTGGCCGACTTCTCCGGCCATGAGTTGGACAATGAGTCTCACCTGAGTGAGTCCAGTGACCGCATGTCAGACTTTGAGAGTGCCTCTCTCAAAAATGAGGAGGAGGTTGCGAAGGCGCCACTAACGCCCTTGTCGCCATCATCCTCTGTCGTGATGGCCACCAGCACAGCTATAGCCACGGAGGACGGCGCCACCACCGGGCCAGACAGCCTGGAGCAGATGAAGGCCATCTACACCAGCTTCCTGACCAACTCTTACTGGTCGTCTCTGAACCTCAACCTCACCCAGCCGCCAGCGGTGGAGAAACCTCCACGCagccacagcagcagcagcagtagcagtagcagcagttgtgGCAGCAATGGCAATGGTTACGACTGGCACCAGTCCGCCGTGGCCAAGACCCTCCAGCAGGTCTCTCAGAACCAGAACCGACTCAACCACCCAGCAGCGGAGCAAAACAACCTATTCAGCACCGTGCAGCTCTACCGTCAGAGCACAAAGCTCTACGGCTCCATCTTCACAGGTGCCAGTAAGTTCCGCTGCAAGGACTGCAGTGCGGCCTACGACACGCTGGTGGGGCTGACTGTACACATGAATGAGACAGGCCACTACCGCGATGACAACCACGAGACAGACAGCGACGGCACCAAGCGCTGGTCCAAGCCACGCAAGCGATCCCTCCTGGAGATGGAAGGGAAAGAAGATGCTCAGAAGGTCCTGAAGTGTATGTACTGTGGACATTCCTTTGAGTCTCTGCAGGACCTCAGTGTCCACATGATTAAGACAAAACACTACCAGAAAGTGCCTCTGAAGGAGCCATTGACTCCTGTGGCAGCCAAGATCATGTCCTCCGCCCGGAAGAGAGCCCCCATCGAGCTCGACCTCCCCAGCTCCCCAGACTCCAATGGGGGCACCCCCAAACCCTCCCTAAATGACCCTTATGACCCCCTCCAGAAGGCATCCAACCCCTACATCACCCCAAACAACCGTTACGGACACCAGAATGGAGCCAGTTATGCATGGCAGTTCGAGTCCAGGAAGTCCCAGATCCTGAAATGCATGGAATGTGGCAGCTCCCACGATACACTTCAGGAGCTAACAGCACACATGATGGTGACCGGTCACTTCATCAAGGTCACAAACTCTGCCATTAAGAAAGGCAAGCCCATCATGGAGTCTCCCCCAGCACCCATCCCCATCATCTCTGCTGGTGAGGAGAAATTCCAGTCTGTGCCACTGGCAGCCACAGCATtctccccacctcctccacccATACCTCCTCCCTCTAGTATTTCCCCTGCCATGGCTGTGGAGAttaagaaggaggagaaggaagaggaatgTATGAAGGAAACCACTAACAGCAGCAAAGACAAGAAGACCGGAGATGACGAGACAGAGGAGAAATTCGATATCTCCTCCAAATACTCTTACTTAACAGAGGAGGATTTGGAGGAGAGCCCTAAGGGAGGGTTTGACATCCTCAAGTCCTTGGAGAACACAGTGACATCAGCCATCAACAAAGCACAGAACGGTGCTCCCAGCTGGGGGGGCTACCCCAGCATCCATGCTGCATACCAGCTGCCCAACATCATGAAGCTCTCACTGGCCCACTCGGGGAAGAGCTCAGCCCTGAAGTACATgttccctggaggagagaccctTTTCCAAAATGCCAAAAACCAACCTCTGATCTCCCCGCCCAGCCgccagacctctcctctccccaaaaaCAACTTCCACGCCATGGAGGAGCTGGTGAAGAAGGTGACTGAGAAAGTAGCCAAGGTGGAGGAGAAGATGCGGGAGCCCAGTGTAAGGGCGTCCCCAATGAGACAAGCCACACCCTCCCCCTGCAGCAGCGAGGCAGGGGAGTCAGCCAGAGGGGAGTCCcccaaagagaggagagggtctaaAACCCCCGAGAGCATCGGAGGAGGCAGCCACAAAGACTGTAACGGTGACGCCAATGTGAAGGAGTCGCTGGAGAATGGAATGGAGTCTGCTGTCAAATCCCCCATCTCTGCCTTGTGTGGCAGCACAGCCATTATTACAGAGCACCCGCCAGAGCAGCCCTTCGTCAATCCTCTAAGTGCGCTTCAGTCCGTGATGAACGTCCACCTGGGTAAGGCAGCCAAGCCTGCTCTGCCGTCCCTGGACCCCATGAGCATGCTCTTCAAGATGAGCAACAACCTGGCAGAGAAGGCCGCGGTCGCCGCTTCCACCCCAGCTCATACCAAAAAAAACAACGAGCACTTGGACCGCTACTTCTACCACGTCAACAACGACCAGCCAATAGACCTGACCAAAGGCAAGAATGAAAAGAGTAGCTCCCTGGGTTCAGCTGCCCTGTCGTCATCCACATCAACACCCTCCTCGGGctccccctcctccacagccACCATGGCCAAGGCCTCGTCTGCTGTGGCCTCATTCATGTCCAACTCCCCGCTGCGTGAGAACGCCCTGTCTGACATATCAGACATGCTGAGAAACCTCACCGAGAGTCAAGCTTCCAAGTCCTCCACGCCCACCAGCCTGTCGGAAAGGTCTGACATCGAGGGTTCCACTCAAGAGGAGCTCGAGGAGATCTCTCCAGCCCAGAAACGCAAGGGCCGGCAGTCCAACTGGAACCCCCAACACCTGCTCATCCTACAGGCCCAGTTTACTGCCAGCCTCCGGCAGACTGGCGATGGGAAGTATGTGATGTCAGACCTGAGCCCCCAGGAGAGGATGCACATCTCTCGTTTCACAGGCCTCTCCATGACGACCATCAGCCACTGGCTGGCCAACGTCAAGTACCAGCTGAGGAGAACCGGAGGGACGAAGTTCTTAAAAAACCTGGACTCAGGCCACCCAGTGTTCTTCTGCAGCGACTGTGCTTCTCAGATTCGTTCCCCCTCCACCTACGTCAGCCACTTGGAGTCTCACCTGGGCTTCAGACTCAGAGACCTGGCCAAACTGTCTGGAGAACAGCTTGTCAGCCAGATCTCACGTCACACCAAAAGCCTGTCCGAAAAACTGCTCTCCAACCACTCCCACTCCaaccctcactccctctcccacgcccactccctgtccccctcccctgaCGAGGACGGTAGCAGCACCTCGTATCAGTGCAAGCTCTGCAACCGGACTTTTGCAAGCAAGCACGCGGTCAAGCTCCACCTGAGCAAGACCCATGGGAAATCCCCAGAGGACCAccttatgtatgtgtgtgagctAGAGAAACAGTAG